In Candidatus Zixiibacteriota bacterium, one DNA window encodes the following:
- a CDS encoding Ada metal-binding domain-containing protein: MARLDYDEMVRAMTSCDDAYDGKFYVGVISTGIYCLPSCPARTPLLKNVVFFDSREEAIAAGLRGCKRCKSEGYPDVLPDWLPALIEYMTEHKKDRLTEQTLMKITGVDISTIRRHFQKYLGITPLAFHRRLRLNHARYLIERGSDYLSAAYECGWESSSAFREAFDNQFGFPPGRIHAG, from the coding sequence ATGGCACGATTGGATTACGATGAAATGGTTCGAGCGATGACATCCTGCGACGACGCCTATGATGGGAAATTCTACGTCGGCGTGATATCGACCGGGATTTATTGCCTGCCATCCTGTCCGGCACGGACACCACTTCTGAAAAACGTCGTCTTTTTTGACTCCCGCGAAGAAGCTATCGCCGCCGGATTGCGAGGATGTAAACGGTGCAAATCGGAAGGCTATCCTGATGTTCTCCCTGATTGGCTGCCTGCGTTGATCGAATATATGACGGAGCACAAAAAAGACCGCCTGACCGAACAAACACTTATGAAAATTACCGGCGTCGATATTTCTACTATAAGAAGACATTTTCAAAAATATCTGGGTATTACACCGTTGGCGTTTCATCGGCGGCTCAGGCTCAATCATGCTCGTTATCTAATCGAGCGGGGGAGCGATTATCTTTCGGCGGCGTATGAATGCGGTTGGGAATCATCGAGCGCGTTTCGGGAAGCTTTCGATAATCAATTCGGATTTCCTCCTGGGAGGATTCATGCCGGCTAA
- a CDS encoding dockerin type I domain-containing protein codes for MNNPTQINMEGLTNGFRIYSPDGAVWNNFSADTLNCGWEDMFDLLFIITHYSADGYDSDIAGFTGLKHYSTGLPGYFNDVGFKITIGPFDSYSDGKTICLDSTFFGGGGYWQWAYSEGQFSYIPDWGGPYWFTIIGSITYTGHLYYQDPVPPGTTQKPMRGVRIEMWDEDIWPVSDDYLGECITDEYGYFSFESIDNTDYWGSDGQDVYFRIYAENDATYITDDYNGDIHKFQTPTVDDVAGGEYDTTIVADTGSNGYFFIADAGLSASETWYNLTYQYPDVVQIVSNDDGTGSYYNVEDKYIRIEHIRYDPLYRPDTYDKSVIYHEYAHWLEDTLHFFDNSWGGPHEWNEIIGASMAAMEGFATFFANMMTGNSQWRNYDNDFINISWYNTENGEKGVNSYVNYSANNYGAECEGSVASILWDIYDAADDDYSTYLWPPLPPPNLYNPDGIGDALSDGSNNILDVLVNRTVNSHKPDRIYDFWLGWFKTPSHSYTTEMQDIWYEHGIDQYYICGDANGDGYVNAGDAVFLINHIFKGGPLPDPLMAGDANCDGIVNIGDAVYLNNHVFKGGPAPCACE; via the coding sequence GTGAACAATCCCACCCAAATCAATATGGAAGGACTAACCAACGGCTTTCGGATCTATTCACCGGACGGAGCGGTTTGGAACAATTTTTCTGCAGATACATTAAACTGCGGTTGGGAAGACATGTTCGATCTTTTATTCATCATCACCCATTACAGCGCCGATGGATATGACAGCGATATCGCCGGTTTTACGGGGCTCAAACATTATAGTACCGGGTTACCGGGATATTTTAACGATGTTGGATTCAAAATCACCATTGGCCCGTTCGACAGCTATTCAGACGGAAAAACAATCTGTCTGGACTCTACATTTTTCGGGGGTGGGGGTTACTGGCAATGGGCTTATAGTGAGGGACAGTTCAGCTATATACCTGACTGGGGCGGTCCCTATTGGTTTACGATAATAGGTTCAATAACATATACCGGTCATCTTTATTATCAAGATCCCGTCCCACCGGGCACAACCCAGAAACCTATGCGCGGGGTTAGAATTGAAATGTGGGATGAGGACATATGGCCGGTATCGGATGATTATTTGGGCGAATGTATTACAGATGAATATGGTTACTTTAGCTTTGAGTCAATTGATAACACCGACTATTGGGGTTCGGATGGACAGGATGTTTACTTTCGTATATATGCCGAAAATGATGCAACATATATAACCGATGACTATAATGGAGATATACATAAATTTCAAACTCCGACCGTGGATGATGTTGCAGGCGGAGAATATGACACCACGATAGTTGCCGATACCGGTTCCAACGGATATTTTTTCATCGCCGACGCCGGCTTATCCGCCTCTGAAACCTGGTATAATCTCACTTATCAGTACCCCGATGTTGTACAGATAGTTTCTAATGATGACGGAACCGGCAGTTATTACAACGTCGAGGATAAGTATATACGTATTGAACATATCAGATACGATCCTTTATACAGGCCCGACACATACGATAAATCGGTCATTTATCATGAATATGCCCACTGGCTTGAAGACACCCTGCATTTTTTTGACAATTCCTGGGGAGGCCCTCATGAGTGGAATGAAATTATTGGGGCTTCAATGGCGGCAATGGAGGGTTTTGCTACTTTCTTTGCCAATATGATGACGGGTAATTCACAATGGCGTAACTATGATAATGATTTTATAAATATTTCTTGGTATAATACAGAAAATGGTGAAAAAGGTGTCAATAGTTATGTAAATTATTCAGCTAACAATTATGGTGCCGAATGCGAAGGTTCGGTAGCGAGTATATTATGGGATATCTACGACGCCGCCGATGACGATTACAGCACATATCTCTGGCCTCCATTGCCGCCCCCCAATCTATATAACCCTGATGGCATTGGTGATGCTCTGAGTGATGGCTCCAATAATATACTTGATGTTCTGGTCAATCGAACCGTTAACAGCCATAAGCCCGATAGAATCTATGATTTCTGGCTGGGCTGGTTTAAGACGCCATCGCACAGCTACACAACGGAGATGCAGGATATTTGGTACGAGCACGGGATCGATCAATATTATATTTGCGGCGATGCTAATGGTGACGGTTATGTAAATGCAGGGGATGCCGTTTTCCTGATTAATCATATATTCAAAGGTGGTCCGCTACCCGATCCATTAATGGCAGGCGACGCGAATTGTGATGGAATTGTAAATATTGGCGATGCCGTATATCTGAACAATCATGTCTTCAAAGGCGGTCCGGCTCCATGCGCCTGTGAATGA
- a CDS encoding histidine kinase dimerization/phospho-acceptor domain-containing protein gives MDNSASREELKYRALAGIAVAAIEGVAIDMAARRGLAAAMRYIELNAGAMLLWDENGKILVKAVEANLIEDKQTLLDAEESILNNLRREHKLGQAYMEFGGETEKSLFTVPLEIGSIQFGAVIGIKDGKARLHEHDDFLKALAAVMALAAGPKGTGEGMTVDEVDKKVSSERNAARVELAVAVNHHINNPLTALLGNLQLLSLKHQDLPEDVQKRLEVIENSARQISEVTKRLMSASQAETTEYINGLKMTDFFGEGKENNNIADEDNKEG, from the coding sequence GATATGGCGGCCCGGCGAGGTCTCGCGGCGGCGATGAGATATATTGAGCTGAACGCGGGGGCCATGCTTCTTTGGGACGAAAATGGCAAGATCCTCGTCAAGGCGGTTGAGGCCAACCTAATTGAAGATAAACAAACCCTGCTCGACGCGGAAGAATCAATCCTCAATAACCTGCGCCGTGAACATAAACTGGGTCAGGCCTATATGGAATTCGGAGGAGAGACTGAAAAATCGCTGTTTACCGTTCCTCTTGAAATCGGAAGTATTCAGTTTGGAGCGGTGATCGGCATCAAAGACGGCAAAGCGCGGTTGCATGAGCACGATGATTTCTTGAAAGCATTGGCGGCGGTGATGGCCCTTGCGGCCGGACCAAAAGGAACCGGAGAGGGAATGACGGTCGATGAGGTCGATAAAAAAGTATCATCAGAAAGAAACGCGGCCCGGGTGGAACTGGCCGTGGCCGTCAATCATCATATCAACAATCCCCTGACGGCTCTTCTGGGTAATCTCCAGCTTCTGAGCCTCAAACATCAGGATTTACCGGAAGATGTTCAGAAGAGACTGGAGGTGATTGAAAATTCTGCCCGGCAAATCAGCGAAGTAACCAAGCGTCTGATGTCTGCCAGCCAGGCCGAGACGACCGAATATATCAACGGTCTCAAGATGACCGATTTTTTTGGAGAAGGAAAAGAAAATAATAATATCGCGGATGAGGATAATAAGGAAGGATAA